In Salvia hispanica cultivar TCC Black 2014 unplaced genomic scaffold, UniMelb_Shisp_WGS_1.0 HiC_scaffold_907, whole genome shotgun sequence, the following proteins share a genomic window:
- the LOC125200330 gene encoding cysteine-rich receptor-like protein kinase 2: protein MRIWWVGLMLLQVVNSDPQTWSLGDGCSSKVPKDPSNFATNLTATFAQLRANLSEPNHFATADTKISPDPVYAMAQCRNYLSPTDCLACFDAAVIAITTKCNCSSLGARVVFDGCFLRYESYNFYQRTSEQWLICDDVSSGSRFLGREN, encoded by the exons ATGAGAATTTGGTGGGTTGGGCTTATGTTATTGCAAGTAGTGAATTCTGATCCACAGACATGGAGTCTGGGTGATGGGTGCAGCAGTAAAGTACCCAAAGATCCATCTAACTTTGCCACAAACCTCACTGCCACCTTCGCTCAACTCCGAGCTAATCTCTCGGAGCCCAACCATTTTGCCACCGCCGACACAAAAATCTCACCGGACCCTGTTTACGCCATGGCGCAGTGCAGGAACTACTTGTCTCCAACCGACTGCTTGGCCTGCTTCGACGCCGCTGTAATCGCCATCACCACCAAATGCAATTGCTCCAGCCTCGGTGCCCGGGTCGTCTTTGACGGCTGTTTCCTTAG GTACGAGAGCTACAACTTCTACCAAAGGACAAGCGAGCAATGGCTAATATGTGATGATGTTTCGTCCGGCAGCCGGTTTCTTGGAAGAGAAAACTAG